A stretch of Coccidioides posadasii str. Silveira chromosome 2, complete sequence DNA encodes these proteins:
- a CDS encoding uncharacterized protein (EggNog:ENOG410PMS3) has protein sequence MESQREPSARGSPLPRPQTWEWPVSGLASLNVPVSPPRKRRRHNPRTGLLASGKRSAPSLAAIEAGKAHVDNHLEIFSSRLIETTREPVPSIPRLPHRDWIELYVRNQHLNGRHFVVHQHDHPITGPHYDLRLQFSDTSSISFAIMYGLPGNANSRRPNRNAIETRVHNLWNHLIESASTSSGSLIIWDTGEYSILPYHAPKEATETDYSRSHSSDASDIDGMSESDKLKEAFQQRKIRLRLHGTRLPPNYTVTLRLTSDNDISLRPRRRSKTRKRRRNVACCGKRSSASCSSSPSTNQDTGVSNHNTRFAHHSDEEDETIRVTNAYPGATNSISSVHQRRWFLSLDRVNSGFEHRFDSSVGRYSWVRKTVEEHDGGRRLLGFEPFTVYGPEIERSVVTGRLGGDVFQDEGVENFVGRSGWRPILI, from the exons ATGGAGAGCCAGCGGGAACCGAGTGCAAGAGGAAGCCCGTTGCCTAGACCCCAGACCTGGGAATGGCCGGTGTCCGGTCTGGCATCTTTAAACGTGCCCGTATCCCCACCTCGAAAGCGACGGCGTCACAACCCTCGAACAGGTCTCCTTGCTTCTGGCAAAAGGTCAGCCCCTAGCCTTGCTGCCATAGAGGCGGGCAAGGCCCACGTAGACAACCATCTGGAGATATTCTCCTCTCGCCTTATTGAGACAACACGGGAACCGGTTCCCTCTATTCCTCGTCTCCCACACCGAGACTGGATCGAGCTGTATGTACGGAATCAACATCTAAATGGGAGGCACTTTGTGGTTCATCAACACGACCATCCGATTACCGGCCCCCATTACGATCTGCGTCTACAGTTTTCAGATACTAGCTCGATAAGCTTTGCGATAATGTACGGGCTACCGGGCAACGCGAATAGTAGGAGACCGAATAGAAACGCCATAGAAACACGAGTTCATAACCTGTGG AACCATTTGATAGAGTCTGCTTCAACGAGTTCGGGAAGCCTTATAATATGGGACACAGGAGAGTATTCTATACTTCCGTATCATGCGCCCAAAGAAGCAACCGAAACAGACTATTCTCGTTCACATTCCAGTGATGCGTCTGATATCGACGGGATGTCGGAGAGTGACAAGTTAAAGGAGGCGTTTCAACAG CGAAAAATTCGGCTAAGGTTGCATGGAACCCGCCTGCCACCAAATTATACCGTGACCCTACGTCTCACATCTGACAACGATATCTCCTTACGGCCCAGAAGGCGGAGTAAAACacgaaagagaagaaggaacGTGGCGTGTTGTGGAAAAAGATCTTCTGCGTCGTGTTCATCTTCGCCTTCGACCAACCAAGACACCGGAGTATCTAACCACAACACCCGTTTTGCACATCATTccgatgaagaggatgaaaCAATTCGAGTGACGAATGCTTATCCTGGTGCAACTAACTCGATCTCGTCGGTTCATCAGAGACGATGGTTTTTATCACTTGATCGCGTGAACTCTGGATTCGAGCATCGTTTCGATTCTTCTGTCGGACGGTATTCTTGGGTGCGGAAGACCGTTGAGGAGCATGATGGGGGGCGTCGGCTGTTAGGGTTCGAGCCGTTTACCGTTTATGGGCCGGAAATTGAGCGGAGTGTTGTTACAGGACGGTTGGGAGGTGATGTCTTCCAAGATGAAGGAGTGGAGAATTTTGTCGGACGGAGCGGTTGGAGGCCGATTCTAATTTAG
- a CDS encoding uncharacterized protein (SECRETED:SignalP(1-29)~EggNog:ENOG410PJ5M~COG:O~MEROPS:MER0015094~BUSCO:7637at33183), producing the protein MMATSRVPWILPWCLSLIWIACLVSVANAYTALSDDTLKALPRPGNDFDVHKGALLAPILRPRVPGSPGSRAVLEHFVKFFQTTLPDWKIEFQNSTSKTPATGDKEIPFVNLIASRDPPNTQPGNVGRLTLVAHYDSKLEPEGFIGATDSAAPCAMILHAIRSIDAALTKKWEAMKDDPVHELGLDEYQGIQIFLLDGEEAFVQWTEEDSLYGARSLAEHMENTVYPALSTYKSPLGAIKLFVLLDLLGEQNPNIPSYYKTTHWAYQHMAVLESRLRSLNLFKSSKQAQKDGSKKKPETEKPWLSDALKGDNEVFPPFGIGDDHVPFMKRGVDILHIIPSPFPRVWHRAEDNADHLHLDTVEDWSTIITAFAAEWLDLEGYFDKEARTSKWKGEKRKTELI; encoded by the exons ATGATGGCCACCAGCCGGGTGCCCTGGATTCTTCCGTGGTGCCTATCACTAATATGGATAGCGTGCCTTGTTTCGGTCGCCAATGCATACACGGCCTTATCCGATGACACACTCAAAGCCCTACCACGCCCCGGCAACGATTTCGATGTCCACAAGGGGGCGCTCCTTGCACCAATCCTTCGGCCGCGTGTTCCTGGCTCACCTGGCTCGCGAGCCGTCCTTGAACACTTTGTCAAGTTCTTCCAAACCACTCTGCCGGACTGGAAAATCGAATTCCAGAATTCCACGTCGAAGACGCCGGCGACGGGAGACAAAGAGATCCCATTCGTTAATCTGATTGCCTCTCGAGATCCTCCAAACACCCAGCCCGGGAATGTGGGTAGATTGACTCTTGTAGCACACTATGACAGCAAACTTGAGCCAGAAGGCTTTATCGGGGCTACAGACAGCGCCGCTCCCTGTGCGATGATATTACACGCGATACGCAGCATTGATGCCGCCTTGACGAAGAAATGGGAGGCTATGAAAGACGATCCAGTCCATGAGCTAGGCTTGGACGAGTACCAGGGTATCCagatatttcttcttgacgggGAAGAGGCTTTCGTCCAGTGGACAGAGGAGGACTCACTCTACGGCGCCCGATCCCTTGCCGAACACATGGAAAACACGGTGTATCCCGCTCTGTCAACTTATAAAAGCCCTCTAGGTGCTATAAAATTATTCGTGTTACTTGATTTACTCGGAGAACAAAATCCAAACATCCCTTCTTACTATAAAACGACTCATTGGGCTTACCAACATATGGCGGTTTTGGAATCGCGGCTCCGGAGCCTCAATCTTTTCAAGTCCTCGAAACAAGCCCAAAAGGATGGGAGCAAGAAGAAACCTGAGACCGAAAAGCCTTGGCTCTCTGATGCCCTGAAGGGCGATAACGAGGTTTTCCCTCCGTTTGGTATCGGCGATGATCATGTTCCTTTCATGAAACGTGGTGTTGATATTCTCCACATCATTCCGTCTCCATTCCCGCGTGTGTGGCATCGGGCAGAAGATAATGCGGATCATCTACACCTAGACACAGTGGAGGATTGGAGCACTATTATTACAGCATTCGCTGCCGAATGGCTTGACCTGGAGGGATATTTTGATAAGGAGGCAAGGACATCAAAATggaagggagagaaaaggaaaacagaGTT GATATAA
- a CDS encoding uncharacterized protein (EggNog:ENOG410PNG7~COG:S~TransMembrane:8 (i49-68o74-95i116-140o160-182i189-210o230-247i278-296o308-328i)~BUSCO:10606at33183), with the protein MFTPVDTALGALLLYQGSSGLLQHNGRVFGISSLLSGCVGRPGVDNIPIVLGMASSIVPVSLIAPSFLPSYPPLPAGLGAALGIAGTGFLVGWGTKNDNGCTSGHMLCGISRLSPRSIIATGIFFVTALITANSAVGAPIPACPGGQPCCTPSYPSNHDLGFISAAVIISQIVNSIIVPRFLRRDEKSAAIYSYIAGLQFGLGLLISGLANPAKVLGFFSWRDLSRFDPSLGLVMVFAVIPGLLSYFRMKREYGNEKGKKPPTLTEYFQLPTKTVKDIDWRFVLGAMSFGIGWGLSGVCPGPGLLRSFLQPAFGALWMGGFWLGSLLGL; encoded by the exons ATGTTCACGCCTGTTGATACCGCTCTCGGAGCCTTGCTTCTATACCAAGGCTCATCTGGCCTACTCCAACACAATGGCCGTGTCTTTGGCATATCTAGCCTCCTGTCAGGCTGTGTTGGACGCCCTGGAGTGGACAATATACCTATTGTGCTAGGAATGGCGTCCAGCATCGTTCCAGTGTCACTGATCGCTCCCTCCTTTCTTCCGTCTTATCCGCCTCTCCCAGCGGGACTAGGCGCTGCGCTGGGCATTGCAGGAACAGGTTTCCTAGTTGGATGGGGAACGAAG AACGACAACGGCTGCACATCTGGCCACATGCTCTGTGGAATCAGTCGGCTCTCTCCGCGCTCCATTATTGCTACTGGCATATTCTTTGTCACTGCGCTTATCACTGCTAACTCGGCAGTCGGGGCACCGATTCCAGCCTGCCCCGGCGGCCAGCCATGCTGTACTCCGTCCTACCCATCCAACCATGACCTTGGGTTCATCTCTGCTGCCGTCATCATTTCACAGATCGTCAATTCCATCATCGTTCCACGCTTCCTCCGCCGCGATGAAAAGTCCGCTGCCATATACAGCTATATTGCAGGCTTACAGTTTGGTCTTGGTCTCTTGATCAGCGGCCTAGCCAATCCAGCCAAGGTCCTTGGGTTCTTTAGCTGGCGTGATCTCTCGCGCTTCGATCCCTCTCTCGGGCTCGTGATGGTTTTCGCCGTTATCCCAGGTCTCCTGTCATATTTTAGAATGAAGCGTGAATACGGTAACGAGAAGGGAAAGAAACCACCCACTCTAACTGAATATTTCCAACTACCCACCAAGACAGTGAAAGACATTGACTGGAGATTTGTCCTCGGCGCAATGTCTTTTGGCATCGGGTGGGGATTGTCTGGTGTGTGCCCGGGACCTGGGCTCTTGAGATCCTTCTTGCAACCGGCTTTTGGTGCCTTATGGATGGGCGGTTTTTGGTTGGGTAGTTTACTGGGCTTGTAA